In Deinococcus irradiatisoli, the genomic stretch GCCAAGGAGAAATACACCGACGCGGTGAGCGGTAAGGTGCTGTACTTCAAGCACCCCTTCGGCACCGACAACCTGGGCCGCGACATCGCCACCCGGGTGCTGCACGGCGCGCGGGTCAGCCTGCAGATCGGGATTTTCGCCACCATGCTGGCGCTGATCACCGGCAGTCTGCTGGGCATTCTGGCCGGGTTCTACGGCGGCTGGATCGACACCGCGCTGGGCTATATCAGCGACGTGATGCTGGCCTTCCCCAGCATCCTGCTGGCGATCGGCATCGTCAGCATCTCCAATCGCCCCGGCCTGACCACCGCCATGATCGCGGTGAGCGTGGTGCAGATTCCGATTTACCTGCGCCTGGCCCGCAGCGTGGTGCTGAGCGTGCGCGAGCGCGATTTCGTTCAGGCGGCCAATGCCCTGGGTGCCGGTCAGGGTCGCACCATCTTCAAGCACGTGCTGCCCAACAGCCTCACGCCGCTGATCGTGCAGGGAGCGCTGAGCATCGCCACCGCCACCATTGAGGCCGCCGCGCTGGGCTTCATCGGGCTGGGCGCGCAGCCGCCGACCCCCGAATGGGGCACCATGCTGGCCGACAGCCGCGAGTACTACACCCAGGCCCCCTGGACCATGATCTTTCCGGGGCTGGCGATCCTGCTCACCGTGCTGGGCTTCAACCTGTTCGGTGACGGCCTGCGCGACGTGCTCGACCCGAGAAGCACCCAGTAAGTCTGTTAGAAAATCGGCGCCCACCCTTCAACGGAGTGGGCGCCGATTCTGCGTTTACATCGGTTTCATTTCGCTCTCGCCACGGCCATCTTGAACTTCCTCAAGGTTCACTGGTTCGGCTCCCGCCAAGGTGGGTGCCTGACTCAGCGTCTGGAACTGTCCGCCCTTGACGCTGAAATACTTCCGGTCACTTTGGGTCTCGATCTGTACCACCGCCGCGTCCTCGATCTGCCAGACGCGCGGCGCGCGGCTCCACAGACCGCTGGACGTGCTGCTGCTCTGGCGCTGGCCCTCGCGGCTGAGCCGAATCACGGTCTGGTCGCCCCGGTTTTCGATCACGATGGTCTGCCCGGAAGGTAAGGTGCCCTGGTATGCCATGGGTGAGCTTAGCGGCGGCGCACCTCGGGCCGGTGCGACTCGGATTCAGAGGAGCTAAGCAACCTACTTAGCGGCCAGCGTGCTGCCGGTCATCAACAGTCCCAGCTGGGTTTCGGTGGCCTCGCTGGCCGGCACCTCGCCCACCACCTTGCCCTCGTACATCACCAGGATGCGGTCCGAGAGGTTCATGACCTCGCCCAGATCGGCGCTGACCAGCAGCACCGCCAGCCCCTGGTCGCGGGCGGCGACGATCTGGGCGTGGATGAATTCGATCGCCCCAATGTCCACCCCGCGCGTCGGCTGACTGGCGACCAGAATCTTGGGCTTCTTGCGCATCTCGCGCGCCACGATGATCTTCTGCGCGTTGCCGCCGGAGTAGCGCCCGGCCTGCAACGCCGCCGAGCGCGGGCGCACGTCGTAGGCCTCGCTGAGTTCCTCGGCATTCTTCTCGATCAGATCGAGCCTCAGCAGTCCCAGCGGGCCGGCGAAGGGCGCCTGGTCCTGCTCGCCCAGAATGAAGTTCTCGGCGGTGGTCATCTCCAGCACCAGCCCGCGCTCGTTGCGGTCCTCGGGGATGTGCGACACCCCGGCCTGCCCCACCGCCTTGACGCCCTGCGCGGTGACGCCCTCGTAGGTGATCTGGCCGCCCTGCGGCTGAATCAGCCCGGTGATGGCCTCGACCAGCTGGCTTTGTCCGTTGCCCTCCACCCCGGCGATGCCGACGATCTCGCCCCGGCGCACCTGAAACGAAACGTGATCGACCACGTTCTTGCGGTGTTCATTTTGCACCACCACGTCCTGCACGTCCAGCGCCACCTGACCCGGCTGAGCGGCCTGCTTGTCGACCTTGAGCACCACTTCGCGGCCCACCATCATGTTGGCGAGCGTCTCGGTGGTGGCCCCTGCGGCGGGGATGGTCCCGATCATCTTGCCGTCGCGGATCACCGAGATGGTGTCGGAGATGTGCAGCACTTCGTGGAGCTTGTGCGAAATGAACACCACGCTGTTGCCCGCCGCCGCGTACTGGCCCTTGAGAAACTCGAAGAGTTCGTCGGTTTCGCTGGGGGTCAGCACCGCCGTGGGCTCGTCGAGAATCAGGATGCGCGCGCCCCGGTAGAGCGTTTTGAGAATCTCGACTTTCTGCTGCATGCCCACCGGCAGGTCCTCGATGCGGGCGTCGGGGTCGAGACCGAAGTTGAACTGCTTGATCAGCTCGGCCACTTTTTTGCGCGCTCCGGCATAGTCGATGGCGCCGCCCCTGGTGGGTTCGCTGCCCAGAATGACGTTCTCGGTGACGGTCAGCGGCTCGACCAGCATGAAGTGCTGAAACACCATCCCGATGCCGAGCTTGATGGCGTCGGAGGGGTCTTTGAGGTTCACCACCTGCCCGTCCACCACGATCTCGCCGGACGTGGGCGGCTGGGCGCCGTAGACGATCTTGACCAGGGTGGACTTGCCGGCGCCGTTCTCGCCGCACAGCGCGTGCACGCTGCCCCACTTGACTTCCATCGAGATGTTGTCGTTGGCGAGCACCAGTGGAAAGCGCTTGGTGATGTTCCGAAGTTCCAGGGCGTACGGCGAATGGTGCGGATGGCTCAGGCCGGCGGCGCTGTGGGTCATGCCGGTAGTTTAAGGGAAAAAGCGGGCCCTTCCCGGCCCGCCAAGCGTGAAGGCAAGCCGCGCCGCGCGGCGGCTACCATGTGCGGGATATGAACCCTGATTCCCTGTGGCTGGCGCTGACTGCCCTCGGCAGCGACCTCAGTTTCATCGTGCTTCTGGCGCTCTACGGCTGGCTGGTGCATCCCAACGGGCTGCGCTCGCTGGGCATCGCCTTCGCGCTGAGTTACCTGGTCAACTCGGCGCT encodes the following:
- a CDS encoding ABC transporter ATP-binding protein yields the protein MTHSAAGLSHPHHSPYALELRNITKRFPLVLANDNISMEVKWGSVHALCGENGAGKSTLVKIVYGAQPPTSGEIVVDGQVVNLKDPSDAIKLGIGMVFQHFMLVEPLTVTENVILGSEPTRGGAIDYAGARKKVAELIKQFNFGLDPDARIEDLPVGMQQKVEILKTLYRGARILILDEPTAVLTPSETDELFEFLKGQYAAAGNSVVFISHKLHEVLHISDTISVIRDGKMIGTIPAAGATTETLANMMVGREVVLKVDKQAAQPGQVALDVQDVVVQNEHRKNVVDHVSFQVRRGEIVGIAGVEGNGQSQLVEAITGLIQPQGGQITYEGVTAQGVKAVGQAGVSHIPEDRNERGLVLEMTTAENFILGEQDQAPFAGPLGLLRLDLIEKNAEELSEAYDVRPRSAALQAGRYSGGNAQKIIVAREMRKKPKILVASQPTRGVDIGAIEFIHAQIVAARDQGLAVLLVSADLGEVMNLSDRILVMYEGKVVGEVPASEATETQLGLLMTGSTLAAK
- a CDS encoding ABC transporter permease, whose protein sequence is MTTTVAAPARKKQENILWRRFRKSTPGKVGAVIVLFFVLLALLAPVIQPYDPSTDIDYRYRLAPPSVSALWDADAKEKYTDAVSGKVLYFKHPFGTDNLGRDIATRVLHGARVSLQIGIFATMLALITGSLLGILAGFYGGWIDTALGYISDVMLAFPSILLAIGIVSISNRPGLTTAMIAVSVVQIPIYLRLARSVVLSVRERDFVQAANALGAGQGRTIFKHVLPNSLTPLIVQGALSIATATIEAAALGFIGLGAQPPTPEWGTMLADSREYYTQAPWTMIFPGLAILLTVLGFNLFGDGLRDVLDPRSTQ